The Coriobacteriia bacterium genome window below encodes:
- a CDS encoding GGDEF domain-containing protein codes for MVSWREQPTRYDIEALQDNVRRVGLVIRLRWALLVVLVTYSAFGGLAYASRLGPGELWSRMFIPGIALGFVVLYNAFYQLTYKRLGNISPLNHLQLAFDAIVVTVLVYYSGGINSWFWSMYSLFILEAAFILPRRRDAWGVMALCTLLLGMVGVLEATHVLPHIGMPFETVSQYGDPVYFAVRYGWQVAVLAGTAAVSTQLVGAMKPRSSSGQLAVLDEATGLYSRAYFLRAFAAEVSRAGRDERALHVLLIDLDHFGDFNRRFGIEVGDRLLATIAETITRVVGEAGDVLATTNLAARFGGEEFVVLFAEDAEVAGSPQLTDALGLAERLRDAITRARVEGAGVTVSIGVASFPDDGSSADDLLDAADSALAIAIEAGGDRVAQAAAVTRDESPHTPEQRHIDSLEV; via the coding sequence ATGGTCTCTTGGCGAGAGCAACCGACCCGCTACGACATCGAAGCGCTGCAAGACAACGTTCGCCGAGTCGGACTCGTTATTCGACTGCGGTGGGCGCTGCTTGTCGTACTCGTGACGTACTCGGCGTTCGGGGGGTTGGCCTACGCGTCGCGTTTGGGCCCCGGGGAGTTGTGGAGTCGGATGTTCATCCCGGGCATCGCCCTGGGGTTCGTGGTTCTCTACAACGCCTTTTACCAGCTCACGTATAAGCGTCTTGGCAACATTTCACCGCTCAACCACCTGCAGCTAGCCTTCGACGCAATCGTCGTGACGGTGCTCGTCTACTACTCGGGTGGCATCAACTCGTGGTTCTGGTCGATGTACTCGCTCTTCATCCTCGAGGCCGCCTTCATCTTGCCCCGTCGCCGAGATGCGTGGGGCGTCATGGCGCTTTGCACGCTGCTGCTCGGCATGGTCGGGGTGCTTGAGGCGACTCACGTGCTCCCGCACATCGGGATGCCGTTCGAGACCGTCTCGCAGTACGGCGATCCCGTCTACTTCGCCGTCCGATATGGCTGGCAGGTCGCAGTGCTCGCCGGTACCGCCGCGGTCTCGACGCAACTGGTTGGGGCGATGAAGCCCCGCTCCTCGAGCGGGCAGCTCGCCGTTCTCGACGAAGCCACTGGGCTGTACTCCCGCGCCTACTTCCTGCGTGCATTCGCCGCCGAGGTCTCGCGTGCTGGCCGAGACGAGCGCGCGCTGCACGTTCTGCTCATCGACCTGGACCACTTCGGCGACTTCAACCGCCGCTTCGGCATCGAAGTTGGTGACCGCCTTCTCGCAACCATCGCCGAGACCATCACGCGCGTCGTCGGGGAGGCCGGCGACGTGCTGGCCACCACGAACCTGGCTGCGCGCTTCGGCGGCGAGGAGTTCGTGGTGCTGTTCGCCGAGGACGCCGAGGTCGCTGGCTCGCCGCAGCTCACCGACGCGCTCGGTCTAGCCGAGCGACTGCGCGACGCGATTACCAGGGCACGAGTCGAGGGTGCCGGCGTCACCGTCTCGATCGGCGTCGCGTCCTTCCCTGACGACGGCTCCTCGGCAGACGACCTGCTCGACGCGGCCGACTCTGCGCTGGCGATCGCGATCGAGGCTGGTGGCGATCGGGTGGCTCAGGCCGCCGCGGTGACTCGCGACGAGAGCCCGCACACGCCGGAGCAGCGCCATATCGACTCGCTGGAGGTCTAG
- the ccsA gene encoding cytochrome c biogenesis protein CcsA, giving the protein MNSLNATQGIQPLLDRLTAIGGPLQLIIAIAAFALALVALVPQTEEWRTWALGAMTALLAGGEMVLIWFHVRLYQMAVVVDPSTGQPTGHIAVSLWVEGERLYMWALMVAILALLMRRQRRELMAGAMLAVAALAAAAVLFGKPFTDPLPSFLGQYAGYLQAMTQGGVAADQAFQGMEAARQFFYNAWFMWIHPPLLFFSYAAFVLSFIATLQMVFKRHSSFETTAYGWARMGYLALTVGMLLGFPWALSAWTGEAWWWSGNVNMAIMMWLLYTAYLHSRLYLRREHMWRAVAALSIISFVVLVLTYVAEYVIPGAHSYALAPAAHALASLATTLRGGVA; this is encoded by the coding sequence ATGAATTCTCTGAACGCCACTCAAGGCATCCAGCCGCTGCTCGACAGGCTCACCGCAATCGGCGGACCGCTGCAGCTCATCATCGCGATCGCCGCGTTTGCGCTGGCGCTCGTCGCACTAGTCCCCCAGACCGAGGAGTGGCGCACTTGGGCGCTGGGCGCGATGACGGCGCTGCTCGCGGGCGGCGAGATGGTGCTCATCTGGTTCCACGTGCGCCTCTACCAGATGGCGGTGGTCGTCGATCCCTCGACCGGGCAGCCTACCGGGCACATCGCCGTTTCGCTGTGGGTCGAGGGCGAGCGGCTCTACATGTGGGCGCTCATGGTCGCGATTCTCGCGCTGCTGATGCGCAGGCAGCGCCGCGAGTTGATGGCCGGCGCGATGCTGGCCGTCGCAGCTCTAGCCGCCGCAGCGGTGCTGTTTGGCAAGCCGTTCACCGATCCGCTGCCGAGCTTCCTCGGGCAGTACGCCGGCTACTTGCAGGCGATGACTCAGGGAGGTGTAGCCGCCGACCAAGCGTTCCAGGGCATGGAGGCGGCTCGGCAGTTCTTCTACAACGCCTGGTTCATGTGGATCCATCCACCGCTGCTGTTCTTCAGCTACGCCGCGTTCGTGCTGTCGTTCATCGCCACGCTGCAGATGGTCTTCAAGCGCCACTCGTCGTTCGAAACCACAGCGTACGGATGGGCGCGCATGGGCTACCTTGCGCTGACCGTTGGCATGCTGTTGGGCTTCCCCTGGGCGCTCTCGGCGTGGACCGGTGAGGCATGGTGGTGGTCGGGCAACGTGAACATGGCGATCATGATGTGGCTGCTCTACACCGCGTACCTACACTCCCGGCTCTACCTTCGCCGAGAGCACATGTGGCGAGCCGTCGCGGCGCTCTCGATCATCTCGTTCGTCGTGCTGGTTCTGACGTACGTCGCCGAGTACGTGATTCCGGGAGCGCACAGTTACGCGCTTGCGCCCGCGGCTCACGCGCTCGCTAGCCTGGCCACCACCCTCCGGGGAGGCGTGGCGTGA
- a CDS encoding DUF5679 domain-containing protein: protein MAAKEGYCVKCKAKKDIVDPQDITMKNGRPATQGTCPDCGTKIFKIGKS, encoded by the coding sequence ATGGCTGCCAAGGAAGGCTACTGCGTCAAGTGCAAGGCCAAGAAGGACATCGTGGATCCGCAGGACATCACCATGAAGAACGGTCGCCCGGCGACCCAGGGCACCTGCCCTGACTGCGGCACCAAGATCTTCAAGATCGGCAAGTCCTAG
- a CDS encoding TIGR01906 family membrane protein: MRAITALVAGLMLALMVIGLALIPMLHPTFTKVLAQRYSETSQAGLTQAQMLHNAELVREFVADGDINVLPATVGSRPGFDEAAVSHLRDVRRVLSGARTFTGIIAALVVIWLGVETSRKRFHTIAWALMAAAGFCLLFVVLGALAGTMNFDALFTWFHGLFFAAGTWEFPYDSLLIQLFPEGFWIAAGVTWATIVAIVGVLLGVAGLMIRNAELRASSTKVNG, from the coding sequence ATGCGCGCCATCACGGCGCTCGTCGCAGGTCTTATGCTCGCGCTGATGGTGATCGGCCTGGCGCTGATTCCGATGTTGCACCCCACTTTCACCAAGGTCCTGGCCCAGCGCTATTCGGAGACATCGCAGGCGGGCCTCACGCAAGCTCAGATGCTTCACAACGCCGAGCTGGTCCGCGAGTTCGTTGCCGACGGCGACATCAACGTTCTGCCCGCCACGGTCGGTTCGCGACCGGGCTTTGACGAGGCGGCCGTTTCGCACCTGCGCGATGTGCGACGTGTGCTGTCGGGCGCCCGCACGTTCACGGGGATCATCGCCGCATTGGTTGTGATCTGGCTTGGCGTTGAGACGTCGCGTAAGCGCTTCCACACGATTGCATGGGCCCTGATGGCCGCCGCAGGGTTCTGTCTGCTCTTCGTCGTGCTCGGAGCGCTTGCCGGCACCATGAACTTCGACGCGCTGTTCACGTGGTTCCACGGCTTGTTCTTTGCGGCAGGGACGTGGGAGTTCCCGTACGATTCGCTGCTGATCCAGCTCTTCCCAGAGGGCTTTTGGATCGCCGCCGGGGTGACCTGGGCCACCATCGTCGCCATCGTCGGGGTCCTTCTGGGTGTCGCCGGCTTGATGATTCGCAACGCTGAGTTGCGTGCTTCGAGCACCAAGGTGAATGGGTAG